In the genome of Planctomyces sp. SH-PL62, the window CACTTATTCAAGTCGGCGGGCGTCGATCCCGACCCGATGGATCCGATCGCGCCGATCCCCGAGGCGCTGGCGACGGCCCTGGTCGGCCTCCGCGCCCGCGACGTCTTGCAGGAGTGCCAGGCGTATCGCGAGCGGTGCGTCGAGGAAGGGAAGATGGCCGCGCACCCTCCTGAGAGCGGCCCCGCGCCCGCCGTCGCCGCTCCGAAGGGGGACGACGAGGCGAGGCGGGCCGTGGACGAGATCGAGCAGGCGTGGAGCGACTTCCGATCCGCCCAGGCCGAGCCCGCGCCGGTCGAGGAGCCCGAGCTTGCCGAGGCGCTGGCGCGAGGGCTCCGGGACGCCAGCGAGGAGGACGGGGGCGGCGAGGCCCGCGTCCGGGTCGACGGCCGGTTCGTGACGTTCGACGGCCCCCGCGCCCGCTTCGTCGCCTCGGTCTGCAACCGGCCGCCGCAAGGGGGCGCGCTCAGTCGGGAGATCGAGGAGCTGGACGCTTTCGCCGCCGCGGAGGGCCTGCGGGCCGTCGCGGTCCGGTCGGCGGCGTTCCCCCCCAGCAAGACCTCGAAGACGGCGAAGGTCCTCGCCGACTTCGACGCCGGCGGCGGCCTCCGCGTCGTCGTCGAGGACTCCGACTGGCGAGCCTTCGCCGCCTTCGCCGCCTTCCGAGACCGTCGCGGCGGCGAGCCCGCCTTCGAAGCCTGGCGCAGGCGCACCCGCCCCTTGACCGGCCTGAAGTCGCTGCGGACGATACTGCATCAGGACGCGCCGCCTCCCGCTCGACGGGCAGGCGGGACGCCGGACGACGCGACCCCACCTTGAGAAGAGAACCAGGCGAACTCCCATGCCAAGCCGCACCGACCTGTTCGACGCCCCCCTCCCCCGTCGCGGCGTCCTCGGGGCGCTGGCGGCGGTCGTCCTGGGAGCTTCCCGGACCTTCGCCGGCGCACCCGAGCCGGAGCGGCCGTGGCAGCTCTCCACGTTCTCGGCCGACGTCACGCCGCTGGTCGGCCACCCCTGCATGGGGGGCGGCATCGAGCCGGTCAAGTCGGTCGCCGACCCGCTGGAGGCCATCGGCTTCGTGCTTCGCGGCGGCACGCTGGAGAAGCCCGTGGTCGTGGTCTCGGTCGACTGGTGCGAGATCCGCAACGAGGCCTACGACCGCTGGCGCGAGGCGATCGCCGAGGCCGCCGGGACCGACCCGCACCACGTCCTGCTCTCGGCCGTCCACCAGCACGACGCCCCGATCGCCGACCTGGCGGCCGAGCGGCTGCTGGAGGAGAACGGCTGCGCCGGGAGGATCTGCAACCTCTCGTTCCACGACCTGATCGTCGAGCGGGTGGCGCGGGCCGTCGCGAAGTCCGTGAAGAAGGCCCCCCGGCGGGTCACGCACGTCGGCGTCGGCCGCGCGAAGGCCGAGCGCCTGGGATCGAGCCGACGCTACGTCCGCCCCGACGGGACCGTCGTCCACGACCGGACGAGCGCGTCGAGGAATCCCGAGGCGAAGGCGGCCGACGAGGGGTCGATCGACCCGTTCGTCACGGTCGTCAGCTTCTGGGACGGCGAGGAGCCGATCGTCGCCCTGAACCATTACGCCATCCACCCGATGAGCTACTACGGCAAGGGGGAGGTCTCCGCCGACTTCGTCGGCATGGCCCGCCGCGCCCGCGCGAAGGCGCTGCCGGGGGTCGTCCAGATCTACGCCTCGGGCTGCGGCGGCGACGTGACGGCGGGCAAGTACAACGACGGCGACCACGCGCGACGCCCCGAACTGGCCGCCCGCCTCGAAGACGCGATGGCCCGCGCCTGGGAGGCCACCCGCCGCGAGCCCCTGGAACGCGCCTCGCTCCGGATCGAGCCCTTGAAGTTCACCCCCCGCGAGGACGCCGGATTCACGGAGGCCGAACTGAAGGCGCGTCTGCTCGATCATACGAAGCCGTTCGGCCAGTGCCTCGCCGCGATGGCCCTGAGCTGGCGCGAGCGGGTCGCCGCCGGCCGGCCGATCGACCTCCCCGCGCTCGACCTCGGCCCCGTCGTCCTGGTCCTGCTCCCCGGCGAGACGTACGTGGCCTATCAGCTTCTGGCCCAGAAGCTCCGCCCCGACAAGGTCGTCGTCGCCATCGCCTACGGCGACGCCGCCACCGGCTACATCCCCACCGCCGACCGCATCGCCGAGCACGACGCCAACCTCCGCGACTGGTGCTGGGTCGACCCCGGCGCCGAGGCCGTGCTCACGAAGGGGCTGGAGGCGGTGCTGAAAGCTGAACGCTGAGGGTTCGTTTCGAGTCTCGGAGGATCCCGCCATGCGACGCTTCTGGATCGTGCTCCTTGCGCTGCCGCTCACCATGTCGGACGCCTCGGCGCAAACCCGCCCTCGCCGACCCCCGATCGAACTCGGGCCCGACGACAAGCCCGCCTTCCCGGCCGCCCCGGAGGGCTTCGACGTCCGCCGCGACGACGTCCCCCGGGGGAAGATCGAGACGGTCGAGTACGACTCCTCGACCGTGGGCGTGAGGCGGAAGATGCGGGTCTACACCCCGCCGGGCTACGACGACCAGGCCCCGTATCCGGTCCTCTACCTGCTGCACGGCATCGGCGGGGACGAGGAGGAATGGGAGCGGGGCGGGAAGGTGGACGTCGTCCTGGACAACCTGATCGCCGACAAGCTGGCGACGCCCCTGATCGTCGTCATGCCCAACGGCCGGGCCCAGCCCAACGACCGCGCGGAGGGGGACGTCTTCCGCCACGCCAAGTCCTTCGAGACGTTCGAGGGGGACCTCCTCAAGGACGTGATCCCGTTCGTCGAGAAGACCTACGCCGTGAGGAAGGACCGCGAGGGACGGGCCCTCGCCGGGCTCTCGATGGGGGGCGGCCAGGCGCTCAACTTCGGGCTCGGCCATCCCGAGACGTTCGCCTGGGTCGGCGGCTTCTCCTCCGCCCCGAACACGCGGCCGCCCGAGAAGCTGCTGTCGGACCCGGAGGGGGCCGCGAAGCTGAAGCTCCTCTGGATCTCCTGCGGCGACAAGGACGGGCTCATCAACATCAGCCAGCGCACGCACGCGTACCTCAAGGAGAAGGGCATCCCCCACGTCTGGCACGTCGAGCCCGGCGGCCACGACTTCGACGTCTGGAAGGACGACCTCTACCACTTCGCCCAGCGTCTCTTCCGCTGACGCCGCCCGCCCCCGCCCCCGCCCCCACGCCCCGATCTCGGCGTGGGGGCGCGCCGTCGTGGTCCGCGGCTCGGCCGGGTCAAGCCCGACGTCCCTCCCACCTGATGCAGGCCTCGACGTCGCGCAGGGCGCTTCGCGCCTCTCGGTATTCCGGGTCCAGGCGGATCGCCTCCCGGAAGCACTCGGCGGCCTCATGGAACCGCTCGCGGCACCGCAGCACCAGGCCCAGATTGAAATAGGCCTCGTCGACGCGGCCCTTTTCGCAGGCGACGCCGGCCCGATGGACTTCTTCGGCCTCGTGCAGCCGCCCCTGCCTCGTCAGCACGCCGCCCAGGAAGATCCGCCCGGCCGCATGGTCGGGATCGGCCTCGACGGCGTTCGTATACCAGGCCGTCGCCTTCTCCAGATCTCCCGCCGCGTCGAAGAGGTAGCCCATGCCCATGAGGGGGAGCCGACGCCCCTCGGCCGGGAAGAGTTCGAGAGCCCTGGCGATCGCCCCCTCGGCTTCCTGGAAGTGGGCGGCCTTGACGAGGGCTTCCCCCAACCGCACCCAGGCGACGGCATCGTCGGGATAGTCGGTCAGGTACCGCCGCGCGACGCGGATCGTCGAGGCCGGGAACGGTCCCTCCGAAAGCCGCCTCAGCCGCTCGTACCGCTCGTCCTCGTCCCTCTCGCCCTCTCGTCGCCGAAGGCTCGATCGGCCGGGTCGGCTTCGCCGTTCCTCCCACCTGATGCAGGCCTCGACGTCGCGCAGGGCGTGTCGCGCCTCGCGACGTTCCGGGTCGAGTCGAAGCGCTTCCCGGAAGCAGGCGGCGGCCTCGCGGAAGCGCTCGCGGGCCCTCAGCACGAAGCCCAGCTGGAGATTCGCCTCGTCGATGTAGCCCTTGGCACAGGTGAGGCCGGCTCGAAGGAGGTCTTCGGCCTCGTGCAGCCGACCCTGCCTCGCCAGAAGTTCGCCCAGCCAGATCCGGCCGGCCGCGTGGCCGGGGTCGGCCTCGATGGCCTTTCGATACCAGGCCGCCGCCTGGCCTTGATCGCCCGCCGCGTCGAAGAGGTACCCCATTTTCAACAGGGGATTTCGTCGCAAGTCGGGCGGGCAGAACTCCAGGGCCTTCGCGATCGCCTGCTCGGCTTCCTCGTAGCGGGCCATCCTGGTCAGGACGTCTCCCAGCCACATCCAGACGACCCCGTCGTCGGGGTAGTCGATCAGGTATCGGCGCGCGACGCGGATCGTCAGGGCCGGGTAATGCCTCTTCGACAATCGCCTCAGACGCTCGTATCGCGCCTCGCGTCCCATCACGCCCTCCGTCGCCGGAAGCCCAAGCCCGAGAGATCGACCTGCGAGCCTAACAGGAACCCGGGCTCGGGTGGTCGGGGCGTCGGAATTCCTGTGCCTGGATGCGGCACTTCGCGCAGGCGAAGCCGTCCACAGGCCCCTCACTTCGCGAATTCGGCGTGGGGGTGGGTGGTGTAGAAGTGCGTCCCGCGACGGGGGTCGTGGAAGCGGTGGAAGGGGACGGCGCCATCGATCGGCTCGGGCAGGACGTGGAACGCGACCCCCTCGGACTGGTAGAGGCGGGGGCGGATGCGTTCGGAATTCGGGTCGGTCGTGTAGAGGTGGTCGGTGCGGCTCCGCAGCAGTTCGACGGAGACGGCGCCCGGGGCGTCGGCGGTCGGGACGTAACCGGCCAGGCCCTCGGGGGTGAAGGCGCCGGGGACGTCGATCGTCGGGCTGAGGGTGTAGCGGTGCGCCCCGGTGCGGACGTTGAGCCAGCGGTGGAGCGGGACCGCGCCCGGTCGGGGCTCCCGGAAGATGTAGCCCAGCGTCCCCTGGCGTTCGAGCCGGGTCAGATCGAACTTCAGGACGACGAAGTCGGGGGCGTAGTCCAGCCCGCAGAGGACGCCGTAGTCCTTGTACATCGCGGCGCGCTTGAGGATCTCGGCGTTGAGCTTCTGGTTGACCGACTCGGCCTTGCCGTCGACGACCTGGGTGGCGATGGCGTCGAACTGCTTGCCCAGCAGCTTCGCCAGCAGTCCCGCCACCCCTTCCAGCTCTGTCCGCTTGACCTCGTCCACGTCCACCCGGAACCGGGGCGAGCCGTCGGGACCGGCCTCGACGTTGACGCTGGCCTTGATGTCGAACCGGAACTTCCGCCAGCCGTCGACGTGGTCCTTCGACCGCGAGGCGTTCTCCGAGAGCGGCCCCGAGGCCGGCGGCCGGAACTCTCCCTCCGCCGTGAACGCCGCCAGCAGCTTCCGCTCCTTCGGGTCGATCCCCACGAGCCGGTACGAATGCACCGAGCCCCGATACTTCTCCTGATCGAACCGGTTCGGCGGCAGCTTCTCCACCACCCCGGCCAGGTAGCCCTTCTCCAGCTTGATCTCCGTCGCCCCCCGCGCGGGGGCGGCCAGGGCGCTCAAGAGGATCGCGAGCGCGAGGCCCGCGCGACGGGTGTGGCTCATCAGGATCGATCCATCGAGTGGCGGGGCGGGATCCGTGGGCGCGGATTTATACCAACAACCCGAGGATCGGGCTAGGCGATTCGAGGCCGTGGGCGCCGTCGAACGTCCTGGCTGCTGGCGTCGCGAGATCGGGCATGGTCTCATGGTCAGCCGACGGTCGAGTCGGGGGCGGCCTCGGATTCTCGGAGCGGCTCCGGGCCGCCGGATGGGGTTGAAATCCAGCACGAAGGAAGGCCAGACCGTGACGTCGTACGAGGATCTCTACAGGACCTTGTTCCAGGACTTCGGCTATCCGCTGACCAATCGCACCGCGTTATCGCCCCGATCGATCGCCCAGGCCGAGTAGCGGCTGGGCGTCCAGGCACCGACGTCCTTGCGCGAGTATTATCTCGTCGCGGGCCGCGAGAAGCGTTTCAACCTGAGCCAGGAGCGTCTCCTGCCGCCGTCGGATTGGAAGGTGGAGGGGAAGAAGCTGGTCTTCATGGAGGAGAACCAGGGGGTCTGCATCTGGGGCGCATCCGTCCGCGCGCCCGACGCCGAGGATCCCCCCGTCTCCGAGGGACAGCCCGACGACGAATCGACGAGCTGGTACGTCTTGAAGCGCAAGTGCTCGGATTTCCTGGCGGCGATGCTCCACCACCAGGCCGTCTCGGGCGGGCTCCCCCACTTGGCCTTCGGCACCTTCACCGCGTCGCCGATCTCCGCCCATCGGCTCGCCGAGCGGGGATGGAAGGGCTACGGCGAGATGAAGGGCGAGGCGTGCTACAGCCGACCCAACCAGGTGATCACCGTCGCCCCCGTCGCCCTGCCTTGGGCGCGAGGCTGGACGGTCAACGCCGGGGCCCGGACGAAGCGGGATCTCGAAGCGATCCGCTCGGAGTTGGGACTGGGGGCCGGTTGAGGCGGCTCACAGCTCCATCTCCGCGCGGACGACGGCGTCTTCGAGGTCGCGGGTGAGGGTGAAGCCGACCTTCTCGCAGACGCGGAGCATCTCGACGTTCTCGGGGAGGATGTCGCCGGTCACGCGCGAGACGTGCTCGTCGCGGCCGACCTGCAAGATGCGCCGGAGGAGTTCGCTCCCCAGGCCGCGGCCCTGGAACTGGTCGCTGACGAGGAGGGCGAATTCGGCCTCGTCGGTCTCGCGGATCTTGCTCAGGCGGCCGACGCCCAGGATCTTCCGCTCGCCGGTCTCCGGGTCCTTGAAGTCGGCTACGAGGGCCATCTCGCGGTCGTAGTCGATGAAGCAGATGCGGGTCAGCCGCTCGTGGGCGACGCGGGTGCTGTACTTCATCGCGTGGAAGTAGCGGAATGAGACGCTGCGCTCCGAGAGCGTGGCGTGGAACTTCACCAGCATCGGCTCGTCCTCCGGGCGGATCGGCCGGATCGTCAGCGCCTCCCCCTTCTTCGACGTCCAGGGGAACGTGTACTGGGAGGGATAGGGCCGGATCGCCGGTCGCGGGAGGTCCTCGGCGTGGATCAGGGGGCCGTGGATGATCACGCGGGCGTCCAGGACGATCAGCCGGTCGGGCGAGGCGAAGAGCGGGTTGACGTCGATCTCCTTGATCCAGGGGAGTTCGACGACCAGGTCGCTGAACCGCACCAGGAGCCGCTCCAGGGCGGCCATGTCGACCGAGGGCTGGCCGCGCACGCCCTTGAGCGCGGCGAAGACGCGGGTCTGCTCCATCATCCGGCGGGCGAGGGTCGTGTTGAGCGGCGGCAGCCCCAGCGCGCGGTCGCCGACGACCTCGACGTGGCGGCCCCCCGAGCCGAAGAGGATGACCGGGCCGAACTCGGGGTCGAGGCTGCTCCCCAGGAGGACCTCCACGCCGGCCTCGGGCTGGACCATGGGCTGGACGCCGACGCCCTGGAAGTGCCCGTTCCCGACGTGGGCCTCGACCGACCGTTCGATGGAGCGGAAGGCGGCGCGAACGGCGTCGGCGTCGTAGAGGTTGAGCCGGACGCCGCCGACGTCGCTCTTGTGGGTGATCGTGGTCGAGTTGAGCTTCACCGCGACCGGCCAGCCGAACCCCTCGGCCGCGACCGCCGCCTCCTCGGGCGTCTGGACGACCGTGGTGGGGACGGTCGGGATCTCGTAGATGGTCAGCAGTCGCTTGGATTCGGCCTCGGTGAGGATCGTCCGACCCTCGCGCCGGACGGCCGCCAGCAGGGCCTCGGCCCGCTCGCGGGGGGAGCCCGCGGCGCTGTCCTCGGCGGGCATGGTCGGGGTCTCGTAGAGGCCCTGGAGGTTGTAGGACGACCGCCACATGAGGGCGAAGACGCGGGCGGCGGCGTCGGGGTGGGGGTAGGTGGGGATGCCGGCCTCGTTGAGGATGCTGGTCCCCTCCTCGATCGATTCGCCCCCCATCCAGCAGGCGAGGATGGGTTTGCCCAGGACCCTGGCGTGCTTCTTCAGCCGGCCGGCGACGGCGGTGGGGTCGGTGGCGGTCTGGGGGGTGAGGATCGTCAGGAGGCCGTCGACGGCGTCGTCCCCGGCGAGGACCTCCACCGCCTTGCCGAACCGTTCGGCGTCGGCGTCGCCCAGGACGTCGACCGGATTGTCGCGGCTCCAGCCCCGGGGGAGGAACAGGTCCAGGTCGCGCAGGGCGTCGGCCGACGGCTCGGCCAACGCGCCGCCGTGCTCGACCAGCGCGTCGGTCGCCAGCACGCCCGGCCCGCCGGCGTTGGTGACGATCGCCAGCCTCGGCCCGCGCGGGCGGGGCTGCTTGGAGAGGACGTCGGCCATGTCGAACACGTCGGCGATCGAATCGACCCGGAGCACGCCCACCCGGCGGAAGGCGGCTTCCAGCACCTCGTCGCTGCCGGCGAGCGCCCCGGTGTGGGTCGCCGCCACCCGCGCCGCGGCGTCGCTCCGCCCGGCCTTCAGGACGATGATCGGCTTGGTCAGGGCCACCTCGCGCGAGGCCGACAGGAACGCCCGCGCGTCGCCGATCGACTCCATGTAGATGACGATGCTCTTGGTGCGCGGGTCGTCCCCCAGGTAGTCGATCAGGTCGCCCCAGCCGACGTCGAGCATCGAGCCGACCGAGATGAACGCGCTGAAGCCGACGTTCTCCTTGCGGCTCCAGTCGAGCACCGCCATGTCGAGCGCGCCGCTTTGGCTGATATAGCCGACGCTCCCCGGCCGCGCCGAACGGTGCGCGAACGTGGCGTTCATGCCGGTGTGGGGCCGCATCACCCCCAGGCAATTCGGCCCGATCACCCGCATCCGCCCCCGCCGCGCCCGCTCCAGGATCTCGTGCTCCAGCCGGAGCCCCTCCGGCCCGGCCTCGCGGAAGCCGGCCGAGATCACCACGGCCCCCTTCACCCGGGCCGCCACGCATTCGGAGATCACCCCCGGGACCGTCGCGGCGGGCGTCACCACGATCGCCAGGTCGACCGGGTCGGGGACCGACGCCACGTCCTTGTACGCCTTGATCCCCAGCACGTTCCGCCGGTTCGGGTTGATGGGGAAGACCGTCGCGCCGAACGGGTTGCTGATCAGGTTCCAGAGCACCGCCCGCCCCGGACTCCCCACCTTCTCCGTCGCCCCGACCACCGCCACCGTCTTCGGCGCGAAG includes:
- a CDS encoding alpha/beta hydrolase — encoded protein: MRRFWIVLLALPLTMSDASAQTRPRRPPIELGPDDKPAFPAAPEGFDVRRDDVPRGKIETVEYDSSTVGVRRKMRVYTPPGYDDQAPYPVLYLLHGIGGDEEEWERGGKVDVVLDNLIADKLATPLIVVMPNGRAQPNDRAEGDVFRHAKSFETFEGDLLKDVIPFVEKTYAVRKDREGRALAGLSMGGGQALNFGLGHPETFAWVGGFSSAPNTRPPEKLLSDPEGAAKLKLLWISCGDKDGLINISQRTHAYLKEKGIPHVWHVEPGGHDFDVWKDDLYHFAQRLFR
- a CDS encoding bifunctional acetate--CoA ligase family protein/GNAT family N-acetyltransferase, yielding MNRLYGARVSEEGAAGRPLDAIFAPKTVAVVGATEKVGSPGRAVLWNLISNPFGATVFPINPNRRNVLGIKAYKDVASVPDPVDLAIVVTPAATVPGVISECVAARVKGAVVISAGFREAGPEGLRLEHEILERARRGRMRVIGPNCLGVMRPHTGMNATFAHRSARPGSVGYISQSGALDMAVLDWSRKENVGFSAFISVGSMLDVGWGDLIDYLGDDPRTKSIVIYMESIGDARAFLSASREVALTKPIIVLKAGRSDAAARVAATHTGALAGSDEVLEAAFRRVGVLRVDSIADVFDMADVLSKQPRPRGPRLAIVTNAGGPGVLATDALVEHGGALAEPSADALRDLDLFLPRGWSRDNPVDVLGDADAERFGKAVEVLAGDDAVDGLLTILTPQTATDPTAVAGRLKKHARVLGKPILACWMGGESIEEGTSILNEAGIPTYPHPDAAARVFALMWRSSYNLQGLYETPTMPAEDSAAGSPRERAEALLAAVRREGRTILTEAESKRLLTIYEIPTVPTTVVQTPEEAAVAAEGFGWPVAVKLNSTTITHKSDVGGVRLNLYDADAVRAAFRSIERSVEAHVGNGHFQGVGVQPMVQPEAGVEVLLGSSLDPEFGPVILFGSGGRHVEVVGDRALGLPPLNTTLARRMMEQTRVFAALKGVRGQPSVDMAALERLLVRFSDLVVELPWIKEIDVNPLFASPDRLIVLDARVIIHGPLIHAEDLPRPAIRPYPSQYTFPWTSKKGEALTIRPIRPEDEPMLVKFHATLSERSVSFRYFHAMKYSTRVAHERLTRICFIDYDREMALVADFKDPETGERKILGVGRLSKIRETDEAEFALLVSDQFQGRGLGSELLRRILQVGRDEHVSRVTGDILPENVEMLRVCEKVGFTLTRDLEDAVVRAEMEL
- a CDS encoding tetratricopeptide repeat protein, with the protein product MSKRHYPALTIRVARRYLIDYPDDGVVWMWLGDVLTRMARYEEAEQAIAKALEFCPPDLRRNPLLKMGYLFDAAGDQGQAAAWYRKAIEADPGHAAGRIWLGELLARQGRLHEAEDLLRAGLTCAKGYIDEANLQLGFVLRARERFREAAACFREALRLDPERREARHALRDVEACIRWEERRSRPGRSSLRRREGERDEDERYERLRRLSEGPFPASTIRVARRYLTDYPDDAVAWVRLGEALVKAAHFQEAEGAIARALELFPAEGRRLPLMGMGYLFDAAGDLEKATAWYTNAVEADPDHAAGRIFLGGVLTRQGRLHEAEEVHRAGVACEKGRVDEAYFNLGLVLRCRERFHEAAECFREAIRLDPEYREARSALRDVEACIRWEGRRA